A DNA window from Parabacteroides johnsonii DSM 18315 contains the following coding sequences:
- the fusA gene encoding elongation factor G, which produces MANDKQLMFTRNIGIMAHIDAGKTTTSERILFYTGLTHKIGETHDGTATMDWMAQEQERGITITSAATTTFWNYLGNKYKINLIDTPGHVDFTVEVERSLRVLDGAVATFCAVGGVEPQSETVWRQADKYNVPRIGYVNKMDRSGANYYEVIRQMKEILGAHPCPIQIPIGAEETFKGVVDLIKMKAIFWHDESMGAEYSVEEIPAELQAEAEEWRDKMLEALAECDDAIMEKYFDDPSTITEEEINAAIRKGTLAMQINPMTCGSSFKNKGVQTLLDAVCAFLPSPEDTPAIEGTDPSDPEKVVIRKPLFEEPLTALAFKIATDPYVGRLCFFRVYAGSLTAGSYVYNTRSGKKERISRLFQMHSNKQNPMEAIGCGDIGAGVGFKDIRTGDTLCDENNPITLESMDFPDPVIGIAVEPKTQKDLDKLGMGLAKLAEEDPTFRVQTNEETGQTVISGMGELHLDIIVDRLRREFKVECNQGKPQVTYKEAITKSVELREVYKKQSGGRGKFADIIVRIEPADESFEGTLQFIDEVKGGNIPKEFIPSVQKGFEKAMKNGILAGYPLDKLKVTLIDGSFHPVDSDQLSFEICAIQAFKSASEKAGPALMEPIMQMEVVTPEESMGDVIGDLNKRRGQVEGMETSRTGARIVKAKVPLAETFGYVTALRTITSGRATSSMQFSHYAQVSSSIAKQVLTEVQGRADLIK; this is translated from the coding sequence ATGGCAAACGATAAACAATTAATGTTTACAAGAAACATCGGTATCATGGCTCACATCGATGCTGGTAAAACAACTACTTCTGAACGTATCTTGTTTTACACAGGTCTGACCCATAAGATCGGTGAAACGCATGATGGTACTGCTACGATGGACTGGATGGCCCAGGAGCAGGAACGCGGTATTACAATTACATCTGCTGCAACGACTACTTTCTGGAACTATTTGGGTAACAAATATAAGATCAACTTGATTGATACTCCGGGACACGTGGACTTTACAGTGGAAGTTGAGCGTTCTCTTCGCGTACTGGACGGTGCTGTTGCTACTTTCTGTGCTGTAGGTGGTGTGGAACCGCAGTCTGAAACTGTATGGCGTCAGGCTGATAAATATAATGTACCTCGTATCGGTTATGTGAATAAGATGGACCGTTCAGGTGCAAACTACTATGAAGTTATTCGCCAGATGAAGGAAATTCTGGGTGCTCATCCTTGTCCTATTCAGATCCCTATCGGTGCTGAAGAAACTTTCAAAGGTGTGGTAGACCTGATTAAGATGAAAGCTATTTTCTGGCACGACGAATCAATGGGTGCTGAATATAGCGTAGAAGAAATTCCAGCTGAATTGCAGGCAGAAGCTGAAGAATGGCGTGATAAGATGCTTGAAGCTCTGGCTGAATGCGATGATGCTATCATGGAAAAATACTTCGATGATCCTTCTACTATCACAGAAGAGGAAATCAACGCTGCTATTCGTAAGGGTACTTTGGCAATGCAGATCAACCCGATGACTTGTGGTTCTTCTTTCAAGAACAAAGGTGTTCAGACATTGCTGGATGCAGTTTGTGCATTCTTGCCTTCTCCTGAAGATACCCCGGCTATCGAAGGTACAGATCCTAGCGATCCCGAAAAGGTTGTTATCCGTAAACCGTTGTTTGAAGAACCGTTGACAGCTTTAGCGTTTAAGATCGCAACAGACCCGTATGTAGGCCGTCTGTGCTTCTTCCGTGTATATGCTGGTTCTTTAACGGCAGGTTCTTATGTTTACAACACACGCTCTGGTAAGAAAGAACGTATCTCTCGTCTGTTCCAGATGCACTCAAACAAGCAGAATCCGATGGAAGCTATCGGTTGTGGTGATATTGGTGCTGGTGTTGGTTTCAAGGATATCCGTACTGGTGATACGTTGTGTGACGAAAATAATCCGATCACATTGGAATCAATGGATTTCCCCGATCCTGTTATCGGTATTGCAGTAGAGCCTAAGACTCAGAAAGACCTGGATAAGCTGGGTATGGGATTGGCTAAGCTGGCAGAAGAAGACCCGACGTTCCGTGTACAGACTAACGAAGAAACAGGTCAGACTGTAATTAGCGGTATGGGTGAGCTTCACTTGGATATCATCGTTGACCGTCTGCGTCGTGAATTCAAGGTTGAATGTAATCAGGGTAAACCTCAGGTTACTTACAAGGAAGCTATCACTAAATCGGTTGAACTTCGTGAAGTTTACAAGAAACAGTCTGGTGGTCGTGGTAAGTTTGCTGATATCATCGTTCGTATCGAACCGGCAGATGAAAGCTTCGAAGGTACTCTGCAGTTCATCGATGAAGTGAAGGGTGGTAACATTCCGAAGGAATTTATCCCTTCTGTTCAGAAAGGTTTCGAAAAAGCAATGAAGAACGGTATCCTTGCCGGCTATCCGTTGGATAAATTGAAGGTAACATTGATCGATGGTTCATTCCACCCGGTTGACTCTGACCAGTTGTCTTTCGAAATTTGTGCAATTCAGGCATTCAAGAGCGCTTCCGAAAAGGCAGGTCCTGCTTTGATGGAACCGATCATGCAGATGGAAGTTGTTACTCCGGAAGAAAGCATGGGTGATGTAATCGGCGATTTGAACAAACGTCGTGGACAAGTTGAAGGTATGGAAACAAGTCGTACGGGTGCTCGTATCGTAAAAGCTAAAGTTCCTCTGGCTGAAACATTCGGTTATGTAACAGCTTTGCGTACTATCACTTCAGGTCGTGCAACTTCTTCGATGCAGTTCTCACACTATGCTCAGGTATCTTCTTCTATCGCTAAGCAGGTATTGACGGAAGTACAGGGTCGTGCTGATTTGATCAAATAA
- a CDS encoding OstA-like protein, which translates to MRTVNRFIFTGLFFLLAVCAFAQTQDSIAHADTTVITAQDVIVAPVDSLLAADSLQVSTDTVPAKKTKVYLIHTNTLSFDKAVKPDAQILNGDVCFRHDSSYMYCDSAYFFEQTNSLEAFSNVRMEQGDTLFVYGDYLFYDGNTQVAYLRENVRMENGQVTLFTDSLNYERIPNIGYYFEGGLIVDSLNQLSSFYGQYSPETKLAVFNDSVRLENTDFTLYSDTLHYDTQSKIATILGPSVIVSDSGTIHTSRGWYDTVNNTSLLLDQSQVESGEKILIGDSIFYNRDTGMGEVYGNMSLIDTAQHVTLQGEYGYYNEQTGYAFATDSARFLEYSQGDTLFLHADTLQMVTVDSTYREIKAYYGVRFYRTDMQGVCDSMQFNTRDSVLYMYTEPVLWNEQYQLYGDTIAIYMNDSTIEYAHVIQFAFAAQHVDSSYYNQLKGNDLKAYFEGQAVHQIDVAGNAESIFYPLEKDGAKVGMNETKSGFLTIWVKDNKLDKLKIWPSPVGTMTPIPDLKPDQKMLKDFYWFDYLRPKNKDDIYEVVKRKATESPKRSNKFVH; encoded by the coding sequence ATGAGGACTGTAAATAGATTTATTTTCACAGGTCTGTTTTTTTTGTTGGCGGTCTGTGCTTTTGCACAGACTCAGGATAGTATTGCGCATGCAGATACCACTGTTATTACTGCACAAGATGTGATAGTCGCTCCGGTGGACAGCCTGCTGGCAGCCGATAGTTTGCAGGTCTCGACGGATACTGTCCCGGCTAAAAAAACAAAGGTGTACTTGATTCATACCAATACGTTGTCTTTCGATAAGGCTGTAAAGCCGGATGCACAAATCTTGAATGGCGATGTATGTTTCCGGCATGACAGTTCATATATGTATTGCGACAGCGCTTACTTCTTCGAACAGACCAATTCGCTTGAAGCTTTCAGCAATGTCCGGATGGAGCAGGGAGACACCCTGTTCGTCTACGGAGATTATCTTTTTTATGACGGAAACACGCAGGTGGCTTATCTGCGCGAGAATGTCCGGATGGAGAACGGGCAGGTGACGCTCTTCACGGATAGTCTCAATTATGAACGCATTCCGAATATAGGATACTATTTTGAAGGTGGACTGATTGTGGATTCCCTGAATCAGCTATCTTCTTTCTACGGACAATATTCTCCGGAGACGAAGCTGGCGGTGTTCAATGACAGCGTGCGGCTTGAAAACACTGACTTCACATTGTATTCCGATACTTTGCATTATGATACGCAGTCCAAGATCGCTACTATCCTGGGGCCGTCTGTCATTGTTTCGGACAGTGGCACGATCCATACTTCGAGAGGATGGTATGATACGGTGAACAACACCTCTCTTTTGCTTGATCAGTCTCAGGTTGAATCGGGTGAGAAGATCCTGATCGGTGACTCTATCTTCTATAACCGGGATACGGGTATGGGAGAGGTCTATGGGAATATGAGTCTGATCGATACGGCCCAGCATGTGACGTTGCAAGGCGAATATGGTTATTATAATGAACAGACCGGATATGCTTTTGCAACCGACAGTGCCCGCTTCCTTGAATATTCGCAAGGTGACACTTTGTTTTTGCATGCCGATACGTTGCAGATGGTGACGGTTGACTCCACTTACCGGGAGATCAAGGCTTATTACGGCGTACGTTTCTATCGGACCGATATGCAAGGCGTATGTGACTCCATGCAGTTCAATACGCGCGATTCTGTATTATATATGTATACGGAACCGGTTCTCTGGAACGAACAATATCAACTGTATGGCGATACGATCGCTATTTATATGAATGACAGCACGATCGAATATGCCCATGTGATCCAGTTCGCTTTTGCGGCGCAGCATGTCGATTCGAGTTATTATAATCAGTTGAAGGGGAATGACCTGAAAGCCTATTTTGAGGGGCAGGCTGTTCACCAAATCGATGTGGCGGGAAATGCTGAATCTATTTTTTATCCATTGGAAAAGGATGGAGCGAAGGTCGGGATGAATGAAACCAAGAGCGGGTTCCTGACGATCTGGGTGAAGGACAATAAACTGGATAAACTGAAAATCTGGCCGAGTCCGGTCGGGACTATGACGCCGATCCCCGATCTGAAGCCCGATCAAAAGATGTTGAAAGATTTTTATTGGTTCGACTATCTGCGTCCGAAGAATAAGGATGACATTTACGAGGTGGTGAAAAGAAAAGCGACGGAATCACCTAAGAGAAGCAATAAATTTGTACATTAG
- a CDS encoding peptidylprolyl isomerase: protein MMKKILTVFILACLSCVVYAQDNVIDEIVWVVGDDAILRSDIESQRLYLQNEGQRFDGDPYCVLPEQMAIQKLFLNQAKIDSVEVSESQVIQETDRWINFAINQMGSKEKLEEYFGKKISQLKDERKEMIMEQQTVEQMKRQLIGEIKLTPSEVRKYYSQLSKDSLPNIPTTVEVQIITMEPKIPFEETDAIKARLRQFTDDINSGKYEFSTLARLYSEDPESAKRGGELGFLGKTSLLPEFANVAFNLKDPKKISQIVQTEYGYHIIQLIEKRGDRINCRHILLKPKVSDKELNECMTRMDSLYNDLTAKKFTFEEAATFISADKDTRNNKGLMVNQNFESDNHSTPKFEMSELPQEIGKMVYTMQVGDISKPFTMINEKQKEVVAIVKLKARVDQHKANISDDYQALKSIVESRKREELLHDWIIKKQKSTYVRISDGWRNCDFQYPGWIKE from the coding sequence ATGATGAAAAAGATTTTAACAGTATTCATTCTTGCCTGTTTATCTTGTGTGGTGTATGCCCAGGATAATGTGATCGATGAAATAGTGTGGGTGGTAGGAGATGATGCGATTTTGCGTTCGGACATCGAGAGCCAGCGTCTATATCTGCAAAACGAGGGACAGCGTTTCGACGGTGACCCTTATTGCGTGCTCCCCGAACAGATGGCGATACAGAAGCTGTTTCTGAACCAGGCGAAGATCGATAGCGTGGAAGTGAGCGAAAGCCAGGTGATCCAGGAAACAGACCGTTGGATCAATTTTGCAATCAATCAGATGGGTTCTAAGGAAAAGCTAGAGGAATATTTCGGTAAAAAGATTTCCCAGCTGAAGGATGAGCGTAAGGAAATGATCATGGAGCAACAGACCGTAGAGCAGATGAAGCGCCAGTTGATCGGTGAAATCAAGTTGACACCTTCTGAAGTCCGCAAGTACTACAGCCAGTTGTCCAAAGACAGTCTGCCTAATATCCCGACGACTGTCGAGGTGCAGATCATCACGATGGAACCAAAGATCCCGTTTGAAGAGACGGATGCTATCAAAGCACGTCTTCGCCAGTTCACTGATGATATCAACAGTGGGAAATATGAATTCTCGACATTGGCCCGTCTGTATTCAGAAGATCCGGAATCAGCCAAAAGGGGTGGAGAACTGGGATTTTTGGGTAAGACAAGCTTGTTGCCTGAATTTGCAAATGTAGCTTTCAACCTGAAGGACCCTAAAAAGATTTCTCAGATCGTGCAGACTGAATATGGTTATCATATCATTCAGCTGATCGAAAAGCGTGGCGACCGTATCAACTGCCGCCATATTCTGTTGAAGCCGAAAGTTTCGGACAAGGAGTTGAACGAGTGTATGACACGTATGGATTCCTTGTATAATGACTTGACGGCAAAGAAGTTTACATTTGAAGAAGCGGCGACTTTTATCTCTGCCGACAAGGATACGAGAAATAACAAAGGTTTGATGGTGAACCAGAACTTTGAAAGTGACAATCACAGCACTCCGAAATTTGAAATGTCCGAACTGCCGCAGGAAATCGGTAAGATGGTGTACACGATGCAGGTGGGTGACATCTCCAAACCTTTCACCATGATCAACGAGAAGCAGAAAGAAGTGGTTGCTATTGTAAAACTGAAAGCCAGGGTGGACCAGCATAAGGCAAATATATCGGATGACTATCAGGCTTTGAAGTCGATCGTCGAATCCCGCAAGCGTGAAGAGCTGCTGCATGACTGGATCATCAAGAAGCAGAAAAGCACATATGTGCGTATCAGTGACGGCTGGCGTAATTGTGACTTCCAGTATCCCGGCTGGATTAAAGAATGA
- the rpsG gene encoding 30S ribosomal protein S7, producing the protein MRKAKPKKRQILPDPVFGDVKVTRFVNHLMYDGKKNTAFEIFYSALETVKAKLPNEEKSALEIWKAALDNITPQVEVKSRRVGGATFQVPTEIRPDRKESISMKNLIIFSRKRGGKTMADKLSAEIVDAFNNQGGAFKRKEDMHRMAEANRAFAHFRF; encoded by the coding sequence ATGAGAAAAGCAAAACCAAAGAAAAGACAGATCCTCCCGGATCCTGTTTTCGGTGATGTTAAGGTTACGAGATTCGTTAACCATTTGATGTATGATGGCAAGAAAAATACTGCCTTCGAAATTTTCTATTCCGCTTTGGAAACAGTTAAGGCCAAATTGCCTAACGAAGAAAAGTCCGCTCTCGAAATTTGGAAAGCTGCACTCGACAATATTACTCCTCAAGTCGAAGTGAAATCCCGCCGTGTTGGTGGTGCTACTTTCCAAGTACCTACTGAAATTCGCCCCGATCGTAAAGAATCAATTTCAATGAAGAACCTGATCATCTTCTCACGTAAGAGAGGTGGTAAGACTATGGCTGACAAGTTGTCTGCAGAGATTGTAGATGCTTTCAACAACCAGGGCGGAGCATTCAAAAGAAAAGAAGATATGCACCGTATGGCCGAAGCTAACCGTGCATTCGCTCACTTCAGATTTTAA
- the rpsL gene encoding 30S ribosomal protein S12, with amino-acid sequence MPTIQQLVRKGRETLVEKGKSPALDSCPQRRGVCVRVYTTTPKKPNSAMRKVARVRLTNGKEVNSYIPGEGHNLQEHSIVLVRGGRVKDLPGVRYHIVRGTLDTAGVNGRTQRRSKYGAKRPKPGQAAAAAKGKKK; translated from the coding sequence ATGCCTACAATTCAGCAATTAGTTAGAAAAGGAAGGGAAACTTTGGTGGAAAAGGGTAAATCACCCGCATTGGATTCATGTCCGCAGAGACGTGGTGTTTGCGTGCGTGTTTACACTACAACTCCGAAGAAGCCTAACTCTGCAATGCGTAAAGTAGCGAGAGTTCGTTTGACAAATGGAAAAGAAGTAAACTCTTACATTCCGGGAGAAGGACACAACCTGCAGGAGCACTCAATCGTATTGGTTCGCGGTGGTCGTGTTAAGGATCTTCCTGGTGTACGTTATCACATTGTACGTGGAACCTTGGATACAGCTGGTGTAAACGGACGTACTCAGAGACGTTCCAAATACGGTGCTAAACGTCCGAAACCGGGTCAGGCAGCAGCTGCAGCTAAAGGAAAGAAGAAGTAA
- a CDS encoding peptidylprolyl isomerase — translation MVKEGLMKKLLVLSLVFACMTGNAQVPADSVVMTVAGKQIPLDEFIFIAQKNSEVNLSDRKSVNAYVELFKNFKLKVAEAEDLELDKTKAFKDELDSYRAQLTSSYLSDKDGEEAAVRAIYDRYGEVLELSHILFRLPQRTLSKDTVPVYQKAIEAYERIQAGEDFATVGKELKEADKENVGYEYVHCLLPMQTVKAFENVAYSMPVGSVSLPVRTTMGFHIIKIHSRKQNPGLVRVAHVLIPFEKDSVKFGEAETLARAEEVYQKAKDGADFAELAKEYSSDAGSAKRGGELPAFGVGEMVEPFEVAAFALNTPGELSRPVKTRFGYHIIKLIEKKGLPSFEDKKKGWSRQMAQGERNFEYYGAFDERMKKEYGYRFYPEAYAELRALCNDYFPSDPAFYEKAKDMNKTLFHLNGTDFPQSEFAYYIQRCPFSTKSYAGDFMQEVYDLFIRDIVTTAERKNLTTKHPEFDLLMKEYRDGILLFDISNKEIWNKPMDQQAKAEAEWIEQLNQKYPVTINWKLVKKVSKMTKK, via the coding sequence ATGGTAAAAGAAGGATTAATGAAGAAGTTGCTTGTATTATCTTTGGTATTCGCTTGTATGACAGGAAATGCACAAGTTCCAGCCGATTCTGTAGTGATGACGGTTGCTGGAAAGCAGATCCCGTTGGATGAATTTATTTTTATTGCACAAAAGAATAGCGAAGTTAATCTGTCCGACCGTAAATCCGTGAATGCCTATGTGGAGTTGTTCAAGAACTTCAAACTGAAAGTGGCGGAGGCGGAAGATTTGGAACTGGACAAGACGAAAGCATTCAAAGATGAATTGGATAGCTATCGGGCCCAATTGACTTCAAGTTATCTGTCGGATAAGGATGGAGAGGAGGCGGCTGTGCGTGCCATATATGACCGGTATGGTGAAGTGCTGGAATTGAGCCATATTTTGTTCCGCTTGCCGCAACGTACATTATCGAAAGATACGGTTCCTGTATATCAGAAAGCGATCGAGGCCTATGAACGTATCCAAGCGGGAGAGGATTTTGCTACTGTCGGCAAGGAACTGAAAGAAGCCGATAAGGAAAATGTCGGCTATGAGTATGTACACTGTTTGCTGCCGATGCAGACGGTTAAGGCCTTTGAAAATGTCGCTTATTCGATGCCCGTCGGTTCCGTCTCTTTGCCGGTTCGGACAACTATGGGTTTCCATATCATAAAAATACATAGCCGGAAACAGAATCCGGGGCTGGTGCGTGTGGCGCATGTCCTGATCCCGTTTGAGAAAGATTCGGTGAAGTTTGGAGAGGCCGAGACATTGGCTCGTGCGGAAGAAGTTTACCAGAAAGCGAAAGATGGAGCTGACTTTGCCGAGTTGGCAAAAGAATATTCGTCCGATGCCGGTTCGGCCAAGCGAGGCGGCGAGCTGCCTGCTTTTGGCGTCGGTGAAATGGTGGAACCGTTCGAAGTGGCTGCTTTTGCTTTGAACACTCCGGGGGAATTGTCCCGTCCGGTGAAAACCCGTTTCGGCTATCATATCATAAAGCTGATCGAGAAGAAAGGTCTTCCCTCTTTCGAAGACAAGAAAAAAGGTTGGTCTCGCCAGATGGCACAAGGGGAACGTAACTTCGAATATTACGGTGCGTTTGATGAACGGATGAAAAAAGAGTATGGCTATCGTTTCTATCCCGAAGCCTATGCTGAACTGCGAGCTTTGTGTAATGACTATTTTCCGTCCGATCCTGCTTTCTATGAGAAGGCGAAAGACATGAACAAGACCTTGTTCCATCTGAATGGCACGGATTTTCCCCAGAGCGAGTTCGCTTATTATATACAGCGCTGTCCATTCTCGACGAAATCGTATGCAGGAGATTTCATGCAGGAGGTGTACGATCTTTTTATCCGTGACATCGTGACCACGGCCGAACGTAAGAATCTGACGACAAAACATCCTGAGTTCGATCTTCTCATGAAAGAGTATCGGGATGGCATCCTGCTGTTCGATATCAGCAATAAGGAGATTTGGAATAAACCGATGGATCAGCAAGCCAAGGCGGAAGCCGAATGGATCGAACAGTTGAACCAGAAATACCCAGTGACGATAAACTGGAAGCTGGTGAAGAAAGTGAGTAAAATGACAAAGAAATAA
- the mutL gene encoding DNA mismatch repair endonuclease MutL, whose translation MSDIIHLLPDSIANQIAAGEVIQRPASVVKELVENAVDAGAGHIQVNIKDAGRTLVQVIDDGKGMSETDARMAFERHATSKISTADDLFSLHTMGFRGEALASIVAVSQVELRTRLKGAELGTHLVFSGSELESVEPDACTEGSIFSVKNLFFNVPARRKFLKSNETEFRNIINEFERIALVNSQVALSLYHNDTEIFNLPESGLRQRIVNVYGKTLNQKLLSVDAQSSLVTISGFVGRPDSAKKRGALQYFFVNGRFMKHPYFHKAVMQAYEQLIPAGEQPNYFIYFTLDPATIDVNIHPTKTEIKFENEQPIWQILMAATREALAKSSAIPTIDFDVEDAIDIPVYNPVKEAIPYKAPRVQVDSGYNPFETSSYKKPEFDWSKLYNDFEEDRTAIRQDSELIESFLVPDISEPAIEADEVVVQDTSGSLFNDVSNPCYQYKGKYIITSLKSGLALIDQHRAHVRILFDQYIANIRQQRGASQQVLFPEIVEFTAGEAAVLPALLEDMRFIGFDLTNLGNNSYAINGLPAGVENLDPVSLIRNMVDRAIETGCEVHEEICDSLALSLAKAAAIRPGKILSGEEMDDLLASLFSCQESNLTPDGKTIVSKLTDEELDKRFR comes from the coding sequence ATGAGCGATATAATTCATTTACTTCCTGACAGTATCGCCAATCAGATAGCGGCGGGCGAGGTGATCCAGCGTCCCGCTTCTGTCGTAAAGGAGTTGGTGGAAAACGCGGTGGATGCCGGTGCCGGACATATTCAGGTGAATATAAAGGATGCCGGTCGTACATTGGTCCAGGTGATCGATGACGGGAAGGGTATGTCCGAGACGGATGCCCGTATGGCTTTCGAACGGCATGCAACTTCGAAAATTTCTACTGCTGACGATCTTTTTTCTCTTCATACGATGGGATTTCGTGGTGAGGCGCTGGCTTCGATAGTGGCGGTTTCGCAGGTAGAACTTCGTACCCGCCTGAAAGGTGCCGAACTGGGGACTCATCTTGTATTTTCGGGTTCAGAATTGGAAAGTGTCGAACCGGATGCTTGTACCGAGGGAAGTATTTTCTCAGTCAAGAACCTCTTCTTCAATGTTCCGGCACGTCGGAAGTTCCTGAAGTCGAATGAGACGGAGTTCCGGAATATCATCAATGAGTTTGAGCGGATTGCCTTGGTCAACTCTCAGGTCGCTTTGTCTCTTTATCATAACGATACGGAGATATTCAATCTGCCTGAGTCTGGCTTGAGGCAACGTATTGTGAATGTATATGGGAAAACGCTGAACCAGAAACTTCTTTCTGTGGATGCGCAAAGTTCGCTGGTGACGATTTCCGGCTTTGTGGGACGGCCCGATTCGGCAAAGAAGAGAGGGGCTTTACAGTATTTCTTTGTAAACGGACGTTTCATGAAGCATCCGTATTTTCACAAAGCGGTCATGCAGGCTTATGAGCAACTGATTCCGGCAGGTGAGCAACCAAACTATTTTATCTACTTCACGCTTGACCCGGCAACGATAGATGTCAATATCCATCCGACCAAGACGGAGATCAAGTTTGAAAACGAACAGCCGATCTGGCAAATCCTGATGGCTGCGACTCGTGAAGCACTGGCTAAGTCCAGTGCGATCCCGACTATCGATTTCGATGTGGAGGACGCTATCGATATCCCGGTGTATAATCCGGTGAAGGAAGCAATTCCTTATAAAGCTCCCCGCGTACAAGTGGATTCCGGATATAATCCTTTTGAAACTTCTTCCTATAAGAAACCGGAATTCGACTGGTCTAAGCTTTATAATGATTTCGAAGAAGACCGGACCGCCATACGGCAGGATTCGGAATTAATCGAATCTTTCTTGGTTCCGGATATTTCCGAGCCTGCTATCGAGGCTGACGAAGTAGTTGTCCAGGATACTTCGGGCAGTTTGTTCAACGATGTCTCCAATCCCTGCTATCAATATAAAGGAAAATATATCATAACCTCTTTGAAGTCAGGCTTGGCTTTGATCGACCAACACCGTGCCCATGTCCGTATCCTGTTCGACCAGTACATTGCGAATATCAGGCAGCAGCGAGGCGCTTCTCAGCAAGTCCTTTTCCCTGAGATTGTCGAATTTACCGCTGGCGAAGCAGCTGTTTTGCCAGCTTTGCTTGAAGATATGCGGTTTATCGGTTTTGACCTGACGAACCTGGGGAATAACAGCTATGCGATCAATGGGCTTCCTGCCGGTGTGGAGAATCTTGATCCGGTGTCTTTGATCCGGAATATGGTGGATCGTGCGATCGAGACCGGTTGCGAAGTACATGAGGAAATCTGTGACTCGCTGGCGCTTTCTCTGGCTAAAGCGGCTGCTATTCGTCCGGGAAAGATCCTCTCGGGTGAAGAGATGGATGACTTGCTCGCTTCTCTTTTCTCCTGCCAGGAGTCGAACCTGACTCCCGACGGAAAGACTATCGTATCGAAGCTGACGGACGAGGAATTGGATAAACGTTTCAGGTGA